The Henckelia pumila isolate YLH828 chromosome 2, ASM3356847v2, whole genome shotgun sequence genome includes a window with the following:
- the LOC140881552 gene encoding calcium-dependent protein kinase 11-like, with protein MKNESSSSSKPSASVLPYQTPRLRDHYNLGKKLGQGQFGTTYHCTEKATGIEYACKSIPKRKLLCQDDYDDVWREIQIMHHLSEQGNVVRIKGTYEDNVFVHLVMELCGGGELFDRIVHKGHYSEKKAAQLMKTIVGVVEACHSLGVMHRDLKPENFLFDSPDEDAKLKATDFGLSVFYKPGQYLSDVVGSPYYVAPEVLHKHYGPEIDVWSAGVILYIMLCGAPPFWGETDNRIFKQILKGKLDFESEPWPQISDSAKDLIKRMLQRDPKNRITAHEVRCHPWIVDDKVAPDKPLGSAVLSRLKQFSAMNKLKKMALRVIAERLSEEEIGGLRQLFKMIDTDNSGSITFEELKQGLKRVGSELMESEIKALMNAADIDNSGTIDYGEFLAATLHLNKMEREENLLAAFSFFDKDGSGYITIDELQQACKDFGLGDVHLGDMIQEIDIDNDGRIDYGEFATMMRKGDAGKGGRTMRGNLNFNLAEALEGKAKVED; from the exons ATGAAGAATGAATCTTCATCATCTTCCAAGCCCTCAGCATCGGTTCTTCCCTACCAGACCCCGAGACTTCGAGACCATTACAATCTGGGCAAGAAACTGGGGCAGGGCCAGTTCGGCACCACCTACCATTGCACGGAAAAGGCCACCGGCATCGAGTACGCATGCAAATCCATCCCCAAACGCAAGCTTCTATGCCAGGACGATTACGACGACGTTTGGCGGGAGATTCAGATCATGCACCATCTCTCGGAGCAGGGGAATGTGGTGAGGATAAAAGGGACGTATGAGGACAATGTGTTCGTGCATTTGGTGATGGAGCTGTGCGGCGGCGGCGAGCTCTTCGATCGGATTGTGCACAAGGGGCATTACAGCGAGAAGAAGGCGGCGCAGCTGATGAAGACTATTGTCGGGGTGGTGGAGGCTTGCCATTCGCTTGGGGTGATGCATAGAGATCTCAAACCCGAGAATTTTCTCTTCGATTCCCCCGATGAGGATGCTAAGCTTAAGGCCACGGATTTCGGCTTGTCTGTTTTTTACAAGCCTG GGCAATATCTATCTGATGTCGTTGGAAGTCCTTACTACGTTGCTCCTGAAGTATTGCATAAACATTATGGACCCGAAATCGACGTCTGGAGCGCTGGCGTTATCCTATATATAATGTTATGCGGAGCTCCACCTTTCTGGGGAG AAACGGATAACAGAATATTCAAGCAGATATTGAAAGGTAAATTAGACTTTGAATCGGAGCCATGGCCTCAGATTTCAGACAGTGCAAAGGATCTGATAAAAAGGATGCTTCAAAGAGATCCTAAAAATCGAATTACTGCTCATGAAGTCCGAT GCCATCCTTGGATTGTGGATGACAAAGTTGCACCAGACAAACCTCTGGGATCAGCTGTTCTGTCGAGGCTAAAGCAATTCTCCGCTATGAACAAACTTAAGAAGATGGCTTTACGC GTTATAGCAGAAAGGCTATCAGAAGAAGAAATTGGTGGCCTAAGACAGTTGTTCAAAATGATCGATACAGACAACAGCGGTTCAATAACGTTCGAGGAATTGAAGCAAGGGTTGAAAAGAGTAGGCTCCGAACTCATGGAATCTGAGATCAAAGCACTCATGAATGCG GCTGATATTGACAACAGTGGAACAATAGACTATGGCGAGTTCCTTGCGGCGACTTTGCATTTGAACAAGATGGAAAGGGAAGAGAATCTGCTTGCTGCATTCTCTTTCTTTGACAAAGATGGGAGTGGCTACATCACCATCGATGAGCTTCAACAGGCTTGCAAAGATTTCGGTCTAGGGGATGTTCACCTAGGCGACATGATTCAAGAAATTGACATAGACAAT GATGGACGGATCGACTACGGAGAATTCGCGACGATGATGAGGAAGGGTGATGCAGGTAAAGGGGGGAGAACAATGAGAGGCAATTTGAACTTCAATTTGGCGGAAGCCTTAGAAGGTAAAGCCAAGGTGGAAGATTAA